Proteins encoded within one genomic window of Ideonella dechloratans:
- a CDS encoding c-type cytochrome encodes MKQLLPAALLWLSASTVLAAPNAQALATSKNCLACHAVDRKLVGPSYQDVAARYAGQKDAVSRLAEKIQKGGSGSWGPVPMPANPVTPEEAQTLASWVLSHKK; translated from the coding sequence ATGAAACAGCTGCTGCCCGCCGCCTTGCTGTGGCTTTCGGCATCCACCGTGCTGGCCGCACCGAATGCGCAGGCGCTGGCCACCAGCAAGAACTGCCTGGCCTGCCATGCCGTGGATCGCAAGCTGGTGGGGCCGTCCTACCAGGATGTGGCGGCGCGCTACGCCGGCCAGAAGGATGCCGTGAGCCGCCTGGCCGAGAAGATCCAGAAGGGGGGCTCGGGCAGCTGGGGCCCCGTGCCCATGCCCGCCAACCCGGTCACGCCGGAAGAAGCCCAGACCCTGGCGAGCTGGGTGCTGTCTCACAAGAAGTGA
- a CDS encoding TIGR04438 family Trp-rich protein, which produces MAFVVLGVLLLVMKLAEWGPVAGWSWVWVLLPFGLALAWWGYADATGLTRRRAMDKDAARKEERRRRNIDAMGLGVKNSRRK; this is translated from the coding sequence ATGGCTTTTGTGGTGCTGGGCGTGCTGTTGCTGGTGATGAAGCTCGCCGAGTGGGGGCCGGTGGCCGGCTGGTCCTGGGTCTGGGTGCTGCTGCCCTTCGGCCTGGCGCTGGCCTGGTGGGGCTATGCCGATGCGACGGGCCTGACCCGCCGCCGCGCGATGGACAAGGACGCCGCACGCAAGGAAGAGCGGCGGCGTCGCAACATCGACGCGATGGGCCTGGGCGTCAAGAACTCCCGCCGCAAGTGA
- the nhaA gene encoding Na+/H+ antiporter NhaA, which yields MFDGIKRFFAAPTAGGIVLALATVAALIFSNSPWAPLYVAFDQIPGEVRIGGDWLVLAKPLQVWVNDLWMAVFFFLVGLEIKREFVHGELSRPAQAALPAVAALGGMALPALIYVAINWGDPAALRGWAIPAATDIAFAIGIVMLLGPRVPPSLKVFLTAVAIIDDLGAIAVIAVFYTAQLSLAMLGAAAACLVLLALLNRAGVRRADLYIVIGLVMWVCVLKSGVHATLAGVATALFIPSDGEDGHSPAEALEHGLHPWVAFGVLPMFAFANAGVSLAGLSWSDLLQPVSLGITAGLVVGKTLGVFGCVWAMVRLGWASAPAGASWGQVFGVSVLCGIGFTMSLFIGGLAFVGLPGDHDTPVKLGVLCGSVLSGVLGALLLARRPR from the coding sequence GTGTTCGACGGAATCAAGCGCTTCTTCGCGGCCCCCACCGCCGGGGGCATCGTCCTGGCGCTGGCCACGGTGGCGGCGCTCATTTTCAGCAACTCGCCCTGGGCCCCGCTGTATGTGGCCTTCGACCAGATTCCGGGCGAGGTGCGGATCGGTGGCGACTGGCTGGTGCTGGCCAAGCCGCTGCAGGTCTGGGTCAACGATCTGTGGATGGCGGTGTTCTTCTTCCTGGTCGGGCTGGAGATCAAGCGCGAGTTCGTGCATGGCGAGCTCTCGCGCCCGGCCCAGGCCGCGCTGCCGGCGGTGGCCGCCCTGGGCGGCATGGCGCTGCCGGCCCTGATCTACGTGGCCATCAACTGGGGCGACCCGGCGGCCCTGCGCGGCTGGGCGATTCCCGCGGCCACCGACATCGCCTTTGCCATCGGCATCGTGATGCTGCTGGGTCCGCGGGTGCCGCCTTCGCTCAAGGTTTTCCTGACCGCGGTGGCCATCATCGACGACCTGGGGGCCATCGCGGTCATCGCCGTCTTCTACACGGCCCAGCTGTCCCTGGCCATGCTGGGGGCCGCGGCGGCCTGCCTGGTGTTGCTGGCGCTGCTGAACCGGGCGGGGGTGCGCCGGGCCGATCTCTATATCGTGATCGGCCTGGTGATGTGGGTCTGCGTGCTGAAGTCGGGCGTGCACGCCACGCTGGCCGGGGTGGCGACGGCCCTGTTCATCCCCAGCGATGGCGAGGACGGCCATTCGCCGGCCGAGGCCCTGGAGCACGGCCTGCACCCCTGGGTGGCCTTTGGGGTGTTGCCGATGTTCGCCTTCGCCAATGCGGGGGTGTCGCTGGCCGGCCTGAGCTGGTCCGATCTGCTGCAGCCGGTGTCGCTGGGCATCACCGCCGGCCTGGTGGTGGGCAAGACGCTGGGCGTCTTCGGCTGCGTCTGGGCGATGGTGCGGCTGGGTTGGGCCAGCGCACCGGCAGGGGCCAGTTGGGGACAGGTCTTCGGCGTGAGCGTGCTGTGCGGCATCGGCTTCACGATGAGCCTGTTCATCGGCGGCCTGGCCTTTGTCGGCCTGCCCGGGGACCATGACACGCCCGTCAAGCTGGGCGTGCTGTGCGGCTCCGTGCTGTCGGGCGTGCTGGGGGCGCTGCTGCTGGCGCGCCGCCCCCGCTGA
- a CDS encoding IS5 family transposase, translating into MKQHSLGLGQTTKRTRRREFLDEMEKVVPWSDLVALVSPYLPDGKRGRPPFSPETMLRIHFMQQWFTLSDPAMEEALHDMPVFREFAGLEGWDERLPDESTILRFRHVLEKHKLTAQILQTVNDLLSAKGVMLKGGSVVDATLIAAPSSTKNSSGERDPEMKQSRKGQQWYFGMKCHIGVDIESGLVHTVRGTSGAVNDVTEANSLVRPSDREVYADAGYRGADKRPDARVGVAWNIAMRPGKRRTLNPAKPIEALTEQLEKVKAGIRARVEHPFRVIKRQFGHIKVRYRGLAKNTAQLHTLFALANLWMARRKLIGAMA; encoded by the coding sequence ATGAAGCAGCACAGCCTGGGTTTGGGACAGACGACCAAGCGAACGCGACGCCGGGAGTTCCTGGACGAAATGGAGAAGGTCGTGCCCTGGTCGGATCTGGTGGCGCTGGTGTCCCCGTACCTGCCCGATGGCAAGCGAGGCCGCCCGCCGTTCTCGCCGGAGACCATGCTGCGCATCCACTTCATGCAGCAATGGTTCACGCTGAGTGACCCGGCGATGGAAGAAGCGCTGCACGACATGCCGGTGTTCCGCGAGTTCGCGGGCCTGGAAGGCTGGGACGAGCGGCTGCCCGACGAGAGCACGATCCTGCGCTTTCGGCATGTGCTGGAGAAGCACAAGCTGACCGCGCAGATCCTGCAGACCGTCAACGACCTGCTGAGCGCCAAGGGCGTGATGCTCAAGGGCGGCTCGGTGGTGGATGCCACGCTGATCGCCGCACCGAGCTCGACCAAGAACAGCAGCGGCGAGCGCGACCCGGAAATGAAGCAAAGCAGGAAGGGCCAGCAGTGGTACTTCGGCATGAAGTGCCACATCGGGGTGGACATCGAATCGGGCCTGGTCCACACCGTGCGCGGCACCAGCGGAGCGGTCAATGACGTGACCGAGGCCAACAGCCTGGTGCGCCCGAGCGACCGCGAGGTCTACGCCGATGCCGGCTATCGAGGTGCCGACAAGCGTCCGGACGCCAGGGTGGGTGTGGCTTGGAACATCGCCATGCGGCCGGGCAAGCGTCGCACACTGAACCCGGCCAAACCGATCGAGGCCCTCACCGAGCAGCTCGAGAAGGTCAAAGCGGGCATCCGGGCACGTGTCGAACATCCGTTCCGAGTGATCAAGCGCCAGTTCGGACACATCAAGGTGCGCTACCGCGGGCTGGCCAAGAACACGGCGCAGTTGCACACGCTGTTTGCGCTGGCCAATCTGTGGATGGCGCGGCGCAAACTCATCGGAGCGATGGCATGA
- a CDS encoding TIGR00645 family protein: MRPLPALIFASRWLQLPLYLGLILAQAVYVFHFWVELVHLIEAAFGNTQALDTLVKSVGYLPPTDGQVKLNETLIMLVVLGLIDVVMISNLLIMVIVGGYETFVSRMNLEGHPDQPEWLDHVNASVLKVKLATAIIGISSIHLLKSFISAANIDQKTLLWQTLIHLTFLLSALAIAATDRLLGHGHKPAAGEEH; the protein is encoded by the coding sequence ATGCGCCCCCTGCCCGCCCTGATCTTCGCCAGCCGCTGGCTGCAGCTGCCGCTGTATCTGGGCCTGATCCTGGCCCAGGCCGTCTACGTCTTCCACTTCTGGGTGGAACTCGTCCACCTGATCGAAGCGGCCTTCGGCAACACCCAGGCCCTGGACACGCTGGTCAAGAGCGTGGGCTATCTTCCTCCCACCGATGGGCAGGTCAAGCTCAACGAAACCCTGATCATGCTCGTGGTGCTGGGCCTGATCGACGTGGTGATGATCAGCAATCTGCTGATCATGGTGATCGTTGGCGGCTACGAGACCTTCGTCTCACGCATGAACCTGGAGGGCCACCCGGACCAGCCGGAATGGCTGGACCATGTGAACGCCTCGGTGCTGAAGGTGAAGCTGGCCACGGCCATCATCGGCATCAGCTCGATCCACCTGCTGAAGTCCTTCATCAGCGCGGCCAACATCGACCAGAAGACCCTGCTCTGGCAGACGCTGATCCACCTGACCTTCCTGCTGTCGGCCCTGGCCATTGCCGCCACCGACCGCCTGCTGGGTCATGGCCACAAGCCGGCCGCGGGCGAAGAACACTGA
- the ilvD gene encoding dihydroxy-acid dehydratase yields MPAYRSKTSTAGRNMAGARALWRATGMKDGDFSKPIIAIANSFTQFVPGHVHLKDLGQLVAREIEAAGGVAKEFNTIAVDDGIAMGHDGMLYSLPSRDIIADSVEYMVNAHCADALVCISNCDKITPGMLMAAMRLNIPVVFVSGGPMEAGKARLADPTTHTVQIKKLDLIDAMVMAADSKVSDADVAEVERSACPTCGSCSGMFTANSMNCLTEALGLSLPGNGTVVATHADREQLFLRAGRLAVELCRRYYEQGDESVLPRSIGKKAFENAMTLDIAMGGSTNTILHILATAQEAGIAFDMTDIDRLSRDVPQLCKVAPNTNKYHIEDVHRAGGIMAILGELERAGKLHTDVPTVHAKTLGDALAQWDVRRTQDEAVKTFYMAGPAGIPTQVAFSQATRWPSLDLDRAEGCIRSFEHAFSKEGGLAVLRGNIALDGCVVKTAGVDDSLLVFEGPAHVVESQDEAVEHILNDQVKAGDVVIVRYEGPKGGPGMQEMLYPTSYIKSKGLGKACALLTDGRFSGGTSGLSIGHCSPEAAAGGTIGLVKNGDRIRIDIPARSINVLVSDEELARRRAEQDAKGWKPAQPRPRKVSAALKAYALLATSADKGAVRDLSKLED; encoded by the coding sequence ATGCCCGCCTACCGCTCCAAGACTTCCACTGCTGGCCGCAACATGGCCGGTGCCCGCGCCCTGTGGCGCGCCACCGGCATGAAGGATGGCGACTTCAGCAAGCCCATCATCGCCATCGCCAACTCCTTCACCCAGTTCGTGCCCGGCCATGTGCACCTGAAGGACCTGGGCCAGCTGGTGGCCCGCGAGATCGAGGCCGCCGGCGGTGTGGCCAAGGAGTTCAACACCATCGCGGTGGACGATGGCATCGCCATGGGCCACGACGGCATGCTGTACTCGCTGCCCAGCCGGGACATCATCGCCGACTCGGTGGAGTACATGGTCAACGCCCACTGCGCCGACGCGCTGGTGTGCATCTCCAACTGCGACAAGATCACCCCGGGGATGCTGATGGCCGCGATGCGCCTGAACATCCCGGTGGTCTTCGTCTCCGGCGGCCCGATGGAAGCCGGCAAGGCACGTCTGGCCGATCCGACCACCCACACCGTCCAGATCAAGAAGCTCGACCTGATCGACGCCATGGTGATGGCCGCGGACAGCAAGGTGAGCGACGCCGATGTGGCCGAAGTCGAACGGTCGGCCTGCCCCACCTGCGGCAGCTGCTCGGGCATGTTCACCGCCAACTCGATGAACTGCCTGACCGAGGCCCTGGGCCTGTCCCTGCCGGGCAACGGCACGGTGGTGGCCACCCACGCCGACCGCGAGCAGCTGTTCCTGCGCGCCGGCCGCCTGGCGGTCGAGCTGTGCCGGCGCTACTACGAGCAGGGCGACGAGTCCGTGCTGCCCCGCAGCATCGGCAAGAAGGCCTTCGAGAACGCGATGACGCTGGACATCGCCATGGGCGGCTCGACCAACACCATCCTGCACATCCTGGCCACCGCCCAGGAGGCCGGCATCGCCTTCGACATGACGGACATCGACCGCCTCTCGCGCGACGTGCCGCAGCTGTGCAAGGTGGCCCCCAACACCAACAAGTACCACATCGAGGACGTGCACCGCGCCGGCGGCATCATGGCCATCCTGGGCGAGCTGGAGCGCGCCGGCAAGCTGCACACCGACGTGCCCACCGTGCACGCCAAGACCCTGGGCGATGCGCTGGCCCAGTGGGATGTGCGCCGCACCCAGGACGAGGCCGTCAAGACCTTCTACATGGCCGGCCCTGCCGGCATCCCGACCCAGGTGGCCTTCAGCCAGGCCACCCGCTGGCCCAGCCTGGACCTGGACCGCGCCGAGGGCTGCATCCGCTCCTTCGAGCACGCCTTCAGCAAGGAAGGTGGACTGGCCGTGCTGCGCGGCAACATCGCCCTGGACGGCTGCGTGGTGAAGACCGCCGGCGTGGACGACAGCCTGCTGGTCTTCGAGGGCCCGGCCCATGTGGTCGAGAGCCAGGACGAGGCGGTCGAGCACATCCTGAACGACCAGGTGAAGGCCGGCGACGTGGTGATCGTGCGCTACGAGGGCCCCAAGGGCGGCCCCGGCATGCAGGAAATGCTCTACCCGACCAGCTACATCAAGTCCAAGGGCCTGGGCAAGGCCTGCGCGCTGCTGACCGATGGCCGCTTCTCGGGCGGCACCTCGGGTCTGTCGATCGGCCACTGCTCGCCCGAAGCGGCGGCCGGCGGCACCATCGGCCTGGTGAAGAACGGCGACCGCATCCGCATCGACATCCCCGCGCGCTCGATCAACGTGCTGGTGAGCGACGAGGAACTGGCCCGTCGCCGCGCCGAGCAGGACGCCAAGGGCTGGAAGCCGGCCCAGCCGCGCCCGCGCAAGGTGTCGGCCGCGCTGAAGGCCTACGCCCTGCTGGCCACCTCGGCCGACAAGGGCGCGGTGCGCGATCTGTCCAAGCTGGAAGACTGA
- the acs gene encoding acetate--CoA ligase — protein MSDELKIYAPDPAVAAQARVSGMAAYEALCKEAETDYEGFWAKRARELITWKTPFTKVLDESEAPFFKWFSDGTLNASYNCLDRNIERGLGDKTALIFEADGGEVTKVSYSELLARTCRIANALRAQGVKKGDRVVIYIAMSIDGVAAMQACARIGAIHSVVFGGFSAQSLRDRIEDTGAKLVITADEQVRGGKHLPLKAIVDEALALDGCGAIEKVLVVKRTGGAVTMKEGRDLWMADAVAGLPDSCEPEWVEAEHPLFLLYTSGSTGKPKGVQHSTGGYLLHAALTTSWTFDLREDDVFWCTADIGWVTGHSYITYGPLALGGTEIVFEGVPTYPDAGRFWKMIQDHKVSIFYTAPTAIRSLIKAAEANDAVHPKSYDLSSLRILGSVGEPINPAAWEWYHQHVGGGRCPIVDTFWQTETGGHMITPLPGATPLVPGSCTLPFPGIQAAVVDETGKDVPWGQGGILVVKRPWPSMIRNIWGDPERFKKSYYPADFQGKYYLAGDGAIRDPKTGYFTITGRIDDVLNVSGHRMGTMEIESALVSCTELVAEAAVVGRPDDTTGEAICAFVVLKRPRPTGDEAKAIAKQLRDHVGKEIGPIAKPKDIRFGDNLPKTRSGKIMRRLLRSIAKGEAITQDTSTLENPAILDQLAQNN, from the coding sequence ATGAGCGACGAGCTGAAGATCTACGCCCCCGATCCTGCCGTGGCAGCCCAGGCCCGTGTCTCGGGCATGGCCGCCTACGAGGCGCTCTGCAAGGAAGCGGAGACCGATTACGAGGGCTTCTGGGCCAAGCGCGCACGTGAGCTGATCACCTGGAAGACGCCGTTCACCAAGGTGCTCGACGAGAGCGAGGCGCCGTTCTTCAAGTGGTTCTCCGACGGCACGCTCAATGCCTCCTACAACTGCCTGGACCGCAACATCGAGCGCGGCCTGGGCGACAAGACTGCGCTGATCTTCGAGGCCGATGGCGGCGAGGTCACCAAGGTCAGCTACAGCGAACTGCTGGCGCGCACCTGCCGCATCGCCAACGCGCTGCGGGCCCAAGGCGTCAAGAAGGGCGACCGCGTCGTCATCTACATCGCCATGTCGATCGACGGCGTGGCGGCCATGCAGGCCTGCGCCCGCATCGGTGCCATCCACTCGGTGGTGTTCGGTGGCTTCTCGGCCCAGTCGCTGCGTGACCGCATCGAGGACACCGGCGCCAAGCTGGTCATCACCGCCGATGAACAGGTGCGTGGCGGCAAGCACCTGCCCCTGAAGGCCATCGTGGACGAAGCGCTGGCGCTGGACGGCTGCGGTGCCATCGAGAAGGTGCTGGTGGTCAAGCGCACCGGCGGTGCGGTGACCATGAAGGAAGGCCGTGACCTCTGGATGGCCGATGCCGTGGCCGGCCTGCCCGACAGCTGCGAGCCCGAGTGGGTCGAGGCCGAGCATCCGCTGTTCCTGCTCTACACCAGCGGCTCCACCGGCAAGCCCAAGGGCGTGCAGCACAGCACCGGCGGCTACCTGCTGCATGCGGCGCTCACCACCTCCTGGACCTTCGACCTGCGCGAGGACGATGTCTTCTGGTGCACGGCCGACATCGGCTGGGTCACCGGCCACAGCTACATCACCTACGGCCCGCTGGCCCTGGGCGGCACCGAGATCGTCTTCGAAGGCGTGCCCACCTACCCGGACGCCGGCCGCTTCTGGAAGATGATCCAGGACCACAAGGTCAGCATCTTCTACACCGCGCCCACCGCCATCCGCAGCCTGATCAAGGCCGCCGAGGCCAACGACGCCGTGCATCCCAAGAGCTACGACCTGTCGAGCCTGCGCATCCTGGGCTCGGTGGGTGAGCCGATCAACCCGGCCGCCTGGGAGTGGTACCACCAGCATGTGGGCGGCGGCCGCTGCCCCATCGTGGACACCTTCTGGCAGACCGAGACCGGCGGCCACATGATCACCCCGCTGCCGGGCGCCACCCCGCTTGTGCCGGGCTCCTGCACGCTGCCCTTCCCGGGCATCCAGGCCGCGGTGGTGGACGAGACCGGCAAGGACGTGCCCTGGGGCCAGGGCGGCATCCTGGTGGTCAAGCGCCCCTGGCCTTCGATGATCCGCAACATCTGGGGCGACCCGGAGCGCTTTAAGAAGAGCTACTACCCGGCCGACTTCCAGGGCAAGTACTACCTGGCGGGCGACGGTGCGATCCGCGATCCCAAGACCGGCTACTTCACCATCACCGGCCGCATCGACGACGTGCTGAACGTCTCGGGCCACCGCATGGGCACGATGGAGATCGAATCGGCCCTGGTGAGCTGCACCGAGCTGGTGGCCGAGGCCGCGGTGGTGGGCCGTCCGGACGACACGACCGGCGAGGCCATCTGCGCCTTCGTCGTGCTCAAGCGTCCGCGCCCCACCGGCGACGAGGCCAAGGCCATCGCCAAGCAGTTGCGCGACCACGTGGGCAAGGAGATCGGCCCGATCGCCAAGCCCAAGGACATCCGCTTCGGCGACAACCTGCCCAAGACCCGCTCGGGCAAGATCATGCGCCGCCTGCTGCGCTCGATCGCCAAGGGCGAGGCCATCACCCAGGACACCTCCACGCTGGAGAACCCGGCCATCCTGGACCAGCTGGCGCAGAACAACTGA